In one Lolium rigidum isolate FL_2022 chromosome 3, APGP_CSIRO_Lrig_0.1, whole genome shotgun sequence genomic region, the following are encoded:
- the LOC124701107 gene encoding cytosolic sulfotransferase 12-like isoform X2, whose amino-acid sequence MRVLSADIVSSLPSNITGPNIQLRQYQGVWLLGTVVPGLISLHRRFRSRLGDVLLASPAKSGTTWIKALTFATMARSSYPPSALDHPLHRLNPHECVPYMEDLFVDGHEAKLEALPSPRLMHTHLHYSLLPRSLANCKTVFVCRKAPLQRSMGLEASA is encoded by the exons ATGAGAGTGCTGAGTGCAGACATTGTTTCCTCCCTGCCAAGCAACATAACGGGTCCCAACATTCAGCTGCGGCAGTACCAGGGCGTGTGGCTGCTAGGCACGGTGGTTCCCGGGCTTATCTCCCTGCACCGTCGCTTCAGGTCGCGGCTGGGTGATGTGCTCCTCGCGAGCCCCGCCAAGTCCGGCACTACCTGGATCAAGGCGCTCACCTTCGCGACCATGGCACGATCCTCGTACCCGCCATCCGCCCTTGACCACCCGCTCCACCGCCTCAACCCGCACGAGTGCGTCCCCTACATGGAGGACCTGTTCGTGGACGGCCACGAAGCcaagctggaggcactgccgtcgcCAAGACTCATGCACACGCACCTGCACTACTCCCTGCTCCCTCGCTCCCTCGCCAACTGCAAGACCGTATTCGTCTGCag AAAGGCCCCGCTACAGAGATCCATGGGCTTGGAGGCGTCGGCTTAG
- the LOC124701107 gene encoding cytosolic sulfotransferase 12-like isoform X1: MRVLSADIVSSLPSNITGPNIQLRQYQGVWLLGTVVPGLISLHRRFRSRLGDVLLASPAKSGTTWIKALTFATMARSSYPPSALDHPLHRLNPHECVPYMEDLFVDGHEAKLEALPSPRLMHTHLHYSLLPRSLANCKTVFVCSQPLQQHYRKAPLQRSMGLEASA; this comes from the exons ATGAGAGTGCTGAGTGCAGACATTGTTTCCTCCCTGCCAAGCAACATAACGGGTCCCAACATTCAGCTGCGGCAGTACCAGGGCGTGTGGCTGCTAGGCACGGTGGTTCCCGGGCTTATCTCCCTGCACCGTCGCTTCAGGTCGCGGCTGGGTGATGTGCTCCTCGCGAGCCCCGCCAAGTCCGGCACTACCTGGATCAAGGCGCTCACCTTCGCGACCATGGCACGATCCTCGTACCCGCCATCCGCCCTTGACCACCCGCTCCACCGCCTCAACCCGCACGAGTGCGTCCCCTACATGGAGGACCTGTTCGTGGACGGCCACGAAGCcaagctggaggcactgccgtcgcCAAGACTCATGCACACGCACCTGCACTACTCCCTGCTCCCTCGCTCCCTCGCCAACTGCAAGACCGTATTCGTCTGCag ccagcctctgcaacaacattatAGAAAGGCCCCGCTACAGAGATCCATGGGCTTGGAGGCGTCGGCTTAG
- the LOC124694191 gene encoding probable RNA-binding protein EIF1AD has protein sequence MKAGRKNLQRACQDGSAVTLAEGESIMQVVTLRGSNLIEVTDGEGVKSLALFPAKFQKSFWIKNGNFVVVDASGRDEALESGSKIGCVVSRVLFHEQVRALEKSGEWPAIFKSASNSWAPGAEGTKSQVEKEQNSDEDDDDLPPLEANTNRNRTFDVQSDTESDSDS, from the exons ATGAAGGCCGGGAGGAAGAACCTGCAGCGCGCGTGCCAGGACGGCTCCGCCGTCACGCTCGCGGAGGGCGAGAGCATCATGCAGGTCGTCACGCTGCGGGGCTCCAACCTCATCGAG GTCACGGACGGCGAGGGCGTCAAGTCCCTGGCCCTGTTCCCGGCCAAGTTCCAGAAGAGCTTCTGGATCAAGAACG GTAATTTCGTGGTTGTGGATGCTAGTGGAAGGGACGAGGCTCTCGAATCAGGAAGCAAGATAGGCTGTGTCGTGTCGCGGGTCCTCTTTCATGAACAAGTTCGTGCTCTCGAAAAATCCGGCGAATG GCCAGCTATCTTCAAGTCAGCTTCCAACAGTTGGGCGCCAGGAGCAGAAGGAACAAAGTCGCAGGTTGAGAAAGAGCAGAACTCcgatgaagatgacgatgatctGCCACCACTCGAGGCGAACACAAACAGAAATAGAACGTTTGACGTGCAGTCTGATACAGAAAGTGATTCTGATTCTTAA
- the LOC124701106 gene encoding cytosolic sulfotransferase 8-like, with translation MAMAAPDTSCLVGPVAFKDLNWKEEGEMVITPPDESADIVSSLPSNITGPNIQLRLYQGVWLLGTVVPGLISLHRRFRSRPGDVLLASPAKSGTTWIKALTFATMARSSYPPFADDHPLRRLNPHECVPYMEDLFVNGHEAKLEALPSPRLMQTHLHYSLLPRSLANCKTVFVCREPKDMIVSLWHYLHRAGVNFSFSEVFELTCDGKNPNGPFWDHVLGYWSASKVRPEGVLFLRYEKMLVDPVGTVRELARFLGAPFSAAEETAELPMEIAKLCSIGSMRGLQGNKTGSIGQFKFAHQSFFRKGVVGDWVNHMTPEMARRMDAIVEGKLQGSGLTFTS, from the exons ATGGCCATGGCTGCTCCAGACACGTCTTGCCTAGTAGGCCCTGTAGCGTTCAAGGACTTGAACTGGAAGGAGGAGGGCGAGATGGTGATCACCCCACCGGATGAGAGTGCGGACATTGTTTCCTCCCTGCCAAGCAACATAACAGGCCCCAACATTCAGCTGCGGCTGTACCAGGGTGTGTGGCTGCTAGGCACGGTGGTTCCCGGGCTTATCTCCCTCCACCGTCGCTTCAGGTCGCGGCCGGGTGATGTGCTCCTCGCGAGCCCTGCCAAGTCCGGCACTACCTGGATCAAGGCGCTCACCTTCGCGACCATGGCACGATCCTCGTACCCGCCCTTCGCCGATGACCACCCGCTCCGCCGCCTCAACCCGCACGAGTGCGTCCCCTACATGGAGGACCTGTTCGTCAACGGCCACGAAGCcaagttggaggcactgccgtcgcCAAGACTCATGCAAACGCACCTGCACTACTCCCTGCTCCCTCGCTCCCTCGCCAACTGCAAGACCGTATTCGTCTGCAG GGAGCCCAAAGATATGATTGTTTCGCTATGGCACTACCTGCATCGCGCTGGAGTGAACTTCTCCTTCTCGGAGGTGTTCGAGTTGACATGTGATGGCAAGAACCCCAACGGCCCATTCTGGGACCATGTCCTGGGATACTGGAGTGCGAGCAAAGTCAGACCCGAGGGAGTCCTGTTTCTGAGGTACGAGAAGATGCTAGTCGATCCGGTCGGTACTGTCCGAGAGCTCGCGCGGTTCCTGGGCGCGCCGTTCTCGGCAGCCGAGGAGACGGCGGAGTTGCCGATGGAAATTGCCAAGCTGTGCAGCATAGGCAGCATGAGAGGCCTCCAAGGGAACAAAACAGGAAGCATTGGGCAGTTTAAGTTTGCGCACCAAAGCTTTTTCAGAAAAGGGGTCGTGGGGGACTGGGTGAACCATATGACGCCTGAGATGGCCCGCCGCATGGATGCCATTGTCGAGGGAAAGCTCCAGGGATCGGGGCTCACCTTCACGTCTTGA